The DNA region AAACTATGCAGGCGAGATAACACCTTACACAAGGTTTGATGCTTACCTGAGGTGATGAAAATGCCCAACTATAAAGAACTCGGACTAAAAGTAGGTTTAGAGATTCACAGACAGTTGGACACTAAAAAGCTCTTTTCACCCGTGCCAAGTGAGCTTCATGATGAAGTGAACTTCACATTCCAAAGAAAGCTTAGGCCGACGATGAGCGAACTCGGAGAGATTGATCAAGCTGCTCTTGAGGAGTTTAAGAGAGGAAGAACGTTCGTTTACGAGGGGAACTATAAATACAGTGATTTAGTTTATATGGACGAAGAGCCTCCACACGCTCCTGATGATGAAGCCCTTAAGGTCTCACTTCAAATAGCTTACCTATTAAATGCTACTCCCGTTGATGAAGTCCACTTTATGAGAAAAATCGTCATAGACGGCTCAAACGTTTCAGGCTTCCAGAGAACTGCTATAATAGCGATGAATGGAAAAGTTGATACGCCTTGGGGAAGCGTTGGAATCCCAACGATTTGCTTAGAGGAAGACGCTTGTAGAATTGTAGAACGTGAGAATGGGCGGGTTATCTATAGGCTGGATCGTTTGGGTATTCCTCTCATAGAGATTGCAACGACACCAGATATTCACCACCCAGAGCAGGCTAAAGTTGTGGCTAGGTACATAGGCGATGCTTTGAGGGCAACGCGTAAAGTAAAAAGAGGTTTAGGAACAATCAGACAGGATTTGAATGTTTCAATTAGGGGCGGTGCGAGGATAGAGATTAAAGGTGTTCAAGAGCTTGACATGATTCCTCTTATCATTGAGCGCGAAGTTATAAGACAAGTTAATCTCCTCAAGATTAAAGAAGAACTCGAGAAGAGGGGAGCAAAGGAGGAAGAGCTTAAGGAAGAGTTCTATGACGTGAGTGAGATATTCCAGAATACGGGTTCAAAAATAATTGCCAAAACACTCAAAAAAGGCGGCAAAGTTTTGGCCGTAAAGCTCCCTAAGTTTAAAGGATTGATAGGCTTTGAGGTACAGCCGGGAAGGAGATTGGGTACCGAAATGGCGGATAGGGCTAAAAAGTATGTTAAAGGAATATTCCACATTGATGAACTGCCTAATTATGGAATTAGTGAATTGGAGGTTAATGCAGTTATTGAAAAGCTCAACCTCAGCGAGCAAGATGCATTTGTTCTCGTTGCAGCGGAAGAGGATATAGCCAAGAAAGCGCTTCAAGAGGTCATTAAGAGGGCCAAAGAGGCTTTGCAAGGTGTTCCAGAGGAGACAAGAAAGGCTCTACCAGATGGCAACAGCCAATACATGCGCCCGCTCCCAGGAAAGGCGAGGATGTATCCTGAGACAGATATTCCGCCTATATTGGTTACACCCGAGCTTAAGGATGAAATTTTGGCAAACCTCCCAGAGCTCCCGCAGGAGAGAGTAGAGCGCTTAGCTAAAGAGTACAAGCTAGATAAAGCGTTGGTAAAAACGCTTGTGGATGATGAGAGGGATGAGCTCTTTGAGGAGCTCATTAGAATGGGAGTTAAGCCTTCGATAGTGGCCTCCACTTTGGTAGTAGTTCTCAAGGGGCTCAAGAAGGAGGTGCCAATTGAGAACATAACCGATAAACACATAAAAGATGCTTTCAGCCTATTGCTCCAAAACAAAATTGCAAAGGAGGCCTTTGAGGAGATATTTAAAGAGCTTGCTAGAAATCCCGAGAAGTCAGCGCTTCAAGTGGCCGAGGAAAAAGGTCTGACACTTTTAAGTGAAGAGGAAGTGGAGCGCATAATTGAAGAAATTGCCCAGCAGAACATAGAGGTCATTAAAGCTAAGGGAATGGGTGCTATGGGCATGTTAATGGGAAGGGCAATGGCGAAGCTGAGAGGTAAAGCAGATGGAAAGCTTGTCAATCAGCTCGTGAGGAAAAAGATCCAAGAGTTGTCTTCTTAATTACCTTCTCCTTTCTCGATACTTTTTTAAGTAGTTTTTTCAAATTAGTTAAGAGTAAACATGACTTTTGTACCGGGCTCTATAATAATTCCAAGAAAACATGCAAAAGAAAAGCCCAGGAAAATTGAGCGCAAAAAAGAAAAGCGATTAGTCTATGTTTTAATCAAAGTCAAAGAAAACCAATTCATAAGTGAAAAAGCTAAAGAAGTTGAAGCTGTCTTTAGAGGGCGCACGTTTTCAAGACTCACGAATGTGGATGAGTTTTCTCTTCTGAGTCATATTAAGAACATGCTCTCCAAACACTGGAGAATTTATGTAGTGGAACTCGATGATGGGACCAGCAGATGGTTCTACATAGTACCCAGCGAGGAGAGGATTAGATTTGAGAGAAAAGATAAATTAATAGTGTTTTTACCTAAAAATGAAGATGCTTTGGAGGAGATTGTTCAGAGGATTGTAAACAAGGGTGTCAAACAAAAGAGCAGGGTGCAAAAGATTCTTGAGGTATTTCAAGGAGTTTTAGGAATTGCGGGGGGTTTTCTTGTTTATCGGTATCGAGAAGATATTTTGAGAATCTCCAATGTAATAACGATGATTTTTGCGCTGATCCTCCTAATTCAGGGCCTAAAAAAGGGATACAAGGAGAGAGAATACGAGATTGATTAATACTGTATTGGAGGGAAGCTGCATGCTGTGGAAGATATTCTTCTTCATGATTCTTCCAAGCTTGATTTTCGTGTTTGGAACCCTTATTGTCCTAGCGATGGATTCAAAGGACTGGTGGAAGGTTTTAGCAGTTTTGCTGCTTATATGGCTTTTCATCAATGCAGAGCACATTAAAGAGTACAAAGTTGTCAGAGAAAACCCTGCTCTCTCGAAGATTATGAATGAGGTTGTCCGCATTAAAGCGAAGATTCTCCACTATATCCCCTCGGAGAGAGGCGAGCTTCAGATCGATGTAAAAAGCCTCAACGTGAATGAAATAACTTCAAAGGTTGAAAATATGACGCGGGATATTGGTTAGGACAACAATTAATTGAACAATTAAATAATTGGCTAAAACATTAACTCACTAACTAGTGAGAAGGAGCGGATATTGAAAGTGTAGAAAAGAGCGTCTAGAACATAAAGAGAAAGTAAGCTAGCGCCCCAGCTCCTTGTGGGCTTTAGCTAAGTGTTTCGCTGCTATTGCTGCTAAAAGCGAAAGCTCTCCTGCTAAAACTGTACCTGCTATAATCTCCGCGAACTTCTTGGCGTTTGTTCCTGCTGGTTCGCCTCCACCGGCGATGCCCATTATGCTCAAAGCTTCTCTTTGGGTCGGAACTCTCGTTCCTCCCCCGATTGTTCCTATCTCGAGGCTTGGCATAGTCACGCTCACGTAAAGATCGCCTTCTTCCGTGACCTCCGCTAAAGTTATACCGTGTGAACCTTCGGTTATTTGTGCCTCATCTTGCCCCGTGGCTAAGAATATCGCGCCCACTATATTAGCAAAGTGAGCATTAAAGCCATAACTTCCTGCCTGTGCAGAACCTACGAGGTTCTTCCTATAATTGACTTCAGCTATGAGTTCAGGCGTTGTTTTAAGCTTCTTCTCGACTATCTCTCTTGGAATCACAGCTTCGGCTATAATGGTTTTTCCCCTTCCATTTATGAAATTCATGGCATTGGGTTTCTTATCAACGCAGAGGTTCCCCGATAGGGCGAGATACTTCACATCCGGGAACTTTTCTTCAATTACTTTCATTATCTCCTCACTCGAAATCGTTACCATGTTCATACCCATTGCATCGCCCGTTTCAAACTCAAAGCGCAGGTATAAGTTGTTACCAACAATGTAGGGCGTGACTCCCTTAAGCTTTCCATGTCTCGTAACCTTTGAGACGGCGTTTTCTTGGAGATATTCAAGGTTCTCCATCACCCATTGAGCAACTTCTCTAGCTTTTCTTGCATCGGGACACTTTAATAGAGGAGCTCTCGTCATTTTATCGCCTATGATTGTAGTCTTAACTCCGCCAGCAGCAGTTAGGGCGGAGCAACCCCTATTGACACTCGCGACTAAAGCTCCCTCCGTTGTGGCTAAGGGGATGTAAAATTCACCCTTTGCATACTCACCATTTATCTTGAGGGGTCCAGCAATTCCCATAGGAATTTGAACGACTCCAATCATGTTCTCAATGTTCTTCCCTATAACACGGTTTGGATCAAGTGAGTAGTGGCCGATGTTTTCAAGGGTTATTCCAAATTTCTTCTCCAATGCTCTTCTTCTAATCTCAGTCGCGAGCTTTTTATCCCCGTTTGCATATTTTTCAACCTGGTGAAGCTTAATTTCTCCATTTACAACTTTCTCAATAATCTCCTCAATTTCCATGACTAACCCTCCTTGCCAAAGTTATCAAAAGCGGAATTTTTCTTCTTTCTTTCCAAAAATCCACTCTTCAATAATTTGACCCGTTTCTTTAAAGGCTAACGCAGCATCGCTGCGTGGCTTATACACTAATATCGGCACACCCACATTAATTGACTCAGGAACACTTTCATCAAATGGAATAACACCGAGAACTGGTATTCCAACATCTTCCTCTATTACTTCAATTATTTTATCCACGACGTCTTCAGATTCTCTAACTTTGTTAAGAATAACTCCCTCTTGAAGGCCATATTCATCTCCCAATGCTTTTAGCTTTTCCACTTCATTTTCTACCATTGTTTCTAAAGTATAAATAGGAGATCTTTCAATCTCTACAACAATTATTTGATAGCTTGCAACTTCGAACGTTGGGAGCGTATCAAAGGGTATTCCCGTAGGTGAATCAACAAAAACCATGCCGAATTTATATTTCATGTTCTCCACAATGTCCCTTAATTGTGCAGTAGAAATCCCTAAAACATCTTGAAGGTTTGTGCTTCCAGGCATTACAAACACTCCCGAATGGGGGTGCTTATAAATTGCCCATTCTGGGTCCAAATTAGGATCCTTTAAAAGAGAGTGGAGCGTATACTTAATGTTTTCAAGGGAGAAGTGGAAGCCGAGATTTGGTAGATATAAATCACCATCAATCAGAAGGGTTCTAAACTCTCTTTGAGCAAAATAAGTACCGAGATTGGCTGTGGTGGTAGTCTTTCCTGCTCCACCCCTTCCTGTTACAACAGTCACTACCATTAGGTGCACCCCATCGATTTGACTAAAACATTATTGCCTAAAAACTTCTTTGATTGGTTCGGAATATAAATTTTTCTAAAAATAAAGCCTTTTCACTTAGATTTTCAAAAACGGATATTTTAATTTTACGTCAACGATTAATCTGGTAATAATTAAGGAAAAAGGGGAAACTACAAATTTTTCACCCAACAACTTCCCCAAAGGCAAACTTTTGTTTCACGGAATTTATCACTATCTCTACTTCGTCCCC from Palaeococcus pacificus DY20341 includes:
- the gatE gene encoding Glu-tRNA(Gln) amidotransferase subunit GatE produces the protein MPNYKELGLKVGLEIHRQLDTKKLFSPVPSELHDEVNFTFQRKLRPTMSELGEIDQAALEEFKRGRTFVYEGNYKYSDLVYMDEEPPHAPDDEALKVSLQIAYLLNATPVDEVHFMRKIVIDGSNVSGFQRTAIIAMNGKVDTPWGSVGIPTICLEEDACRIVERENGRVIYRLDRLGIPLIEIATTPDIHHPEQAKVVARYIGDALRATRKVKRGLGTIRQDLNVSIRGGARIEIKGVQELDMIPLIIEREVIRQVNLLKIKEELEKRGAKEEELKEEFYDVSEIFQNTGSKIIAKTLKKGGKVLAVKLPKFKGLIGFEVQPGRRLGTEMADRAKKYVKGIFHIDELPNYGISELEVNAVIEKLNLSEQDAFVLVAAEEDIAKKALQEVIKRAKEALQGVPEETRKALPDGNSQYMRPLPGKARMYPETDIPPILVTPELKDEILANLPELPQERVERLAKEYKLDKALVKTLVDDERDELFEELIRMGVKPSIVASTLVVVLKGLKKEVPIENITDKHIKDAFSLLLQNKIAKEAFEEIFKELARNPEKSALQVAEEKGLTLLSEEEVERIIEEIAQQNIEVIKAKGMGAMGMLMGRAMAKLRGKADGKLVNQLVRKKIQELSS
- a CDS encoding MinD/ParA family ATP-binding protein, with protein sequence MVVTVVTGRGGAGKTTTTANLGTYFAQREFRTLLIDGDLYLPNLGFHFSLENIKYTLHSLLKDPNLDPEWAIYKHPHSGVFVMPGSTNLQDVLGISTAQLRDIVENMKYKFGMVFVDSPTGIPFDTLPTFEVASYQIIVVEIERSPIYTLETMVENEVEKLKALGDEYGLQEGVILNKVRESEDVVDKIIEVIEEDVGIPVLGVIPFDESVPESINVGVPILVYKPRSDAALAFKETGQIIEEWIFGKKEEKFRF
- the hmgA gene encoding hydroxymethylglutaryl-CoA reductase (NADPH), with amino-acid sequence MEIEEIIEKVVNGEIKLHQVEKYANGDKKLATEIRRRALEKKFGITLENIGHYSLDPNRVIGKNIENMIGVVQIPMGIAGPLKINGEYAKGEFYIPLATTEGALVASVNRGCSALTAAGGVKTTIIGDKMTRAPLLKCPDARKAREVAQWVMENLEYLQENAVSKVTRHGKLKGVTPYIVGNNLYLRFEFETGDAMGMNMVTISSEEIMKVIEEKFPDVKYLALSGNLCVDKKPNAMNFINGRGKTIIAEAVIPREIVEKKLKTTPELIAEVNYRKNLVGSAQAGSYGFNAHFANIVGAIFLATGQDEAQITEGSHGITLAEVTEEGDLYVSVTMPSLEIGTIGGGTRVPTQREALSIMGIAGGGEPAGTNAKKFAEIIAGTVLAGELSLLAAIAAKHLAKAHKELGR